In the genome of Mercurialis annua linkage group LG8, ddMerAnnu1.2, whole genome shotgun sequence, the window AAACTAGTATCGATTCTCGACGAGCAATTAAGTTGCGGATTCTTTCTGTAGGCTCGTCATAATCTACAAGTAACAGCATTGCTACTACATCCACAACAGATGCAGTGACTTGCTTCCTCGATAAGTAATTGATCGGCGCATTTCATGAAATTGGCTCGATCCAAGAATGTTAATATTATTACAAGCAAAATTCTGACATATACTGAAACCAGTTGAATTTTCATGGCTTGTAATTTGCTTTATGTTTTTTGTTCTGCTTTGGTGTGAGATAATATATTAAGCATTGGGTTGTAATTTTATCAGAAAAGGCTTGCATATCCTTGTTAAATTTGTATTCATTGAGAGAATTTCTTGTATGTTATTTTTAGTGAAtctcatttgaaaatttgaatttggtTAACAATTCAACAAGTGATTGTAAAATAATGACAGCTAGCTTATCAGaaatggcctaattacttaaaaaacctccaccttataatatttttcgtttataccatgatctaggaaaaaaattcatttgtaccttttttttgatttttcgttttcatctctacctcgaagtactaaattgatctcttttcatgtGCAAAAAAGACTAAAATAATGCTTCATATTTATCTACTATTCTAATtacatattaatattattaattatataaaaataccttcttctcttaaaaattcaattgataataaatatttaatttatattaattaatataattattttaaatcaaaatcgtaaaaaaattaatatttacataaaataaaataatttatatttttaaaaagaaaattgcgGGCTCCTCTCTAAAGAAGGAGCAGCTCGCTGCTCCTCGATGGTAGGAAAGAGCAGATccgctccttcctccatgggagAAAAGAGCAGCTTcttcctccatgggaggaagaAGCAGCTCGGCTCCTTCCTCCCATGGAAGAAAGAGAGCTCGTGGAAGGAGGagcatcaaaatttaaaaaattatctttttcaaaaaatttaattttaagttaaaaatattcttttaaataatttaatttttttaataaaatatttaaaaataatgaattataggatatatttgtatatttttacagttagaggatttatttgtatttttttcaaataagcccttttatttagttgttattagcattttaatccttaaattatttaaattgtcaattGTATCTTTTTCGAGGTAGAgacgaaaacaaaaaatcaaaaaaatggtacatatgaactttttcctaggtcagagtataaacgaaaaaatattataaggtgaggtttttttaagtaattaagcctgtCAGAAATGGTGGCCAAATTGCCATATTATGATGCAATTTTCAATCTCAGACCCAAATTAatcattataaaaatttcatatcaataaccaaaataattatttaatttgttcaATTATTTCGGATAATCAAATaactaaatttcaataataaatgtGTCATCAAACATGGTGGCATaagcagtggcggaaccagaaaTCTTTTTCAGTCCGGGCTtaatgatatatataaataataagtaTTATGGGAGGGAAACAATGCAAccctttaaaatataataattattgactgataaattgataattattttttataaaacataatctcataaattattaaaaatgaaacatgcgattgatttaattttaattaaatattattttttaaaatgaattaattaaattagagaaTCGTATTTATAAGggttaaatacaaatttatacaccaattttgacctaatttgcaattacaacataaactttgaaacttggcaatgtcagtaaccaactttacacttttggcaaatcgatacaccaaactcaaaaaacactaacgtggacattgtaataaaccgctatttgtcgttttatgattgtttggtgtaccaatttgccaagaaatgaaagttggttatcGACATTGacaagtttaaaaatttatgttgtaattgcaaattagatcaaagttggtgtatgaatttgcatttaatcctatttataatttttttaaataaatttcaattccAGTTTGTTTCGGTAACCTTTATCCCACAAAATTAAACCCATAAATGTTAATTTTCGTTAATATTTTAGTCATTTCATTCAGTTTTACTGTTAGTCaactaagttttttttttttgccgaaaaaaaaagtaaattataaattatttaaagattaaataaacaattcaaaggcaaaaaaaaaaacagagagcTTTTAAAACAGAACATTCGAGCCCTAATGTAGCAGCTCATTTCTTGACGTGCAAGCTTTGTTATATGGGTTACTGCCTACTCTCTTTATGTACTAGGAAGACTCTAAAATTGCACTCTAACTGTTCGATAAAATGCGTCTTTAAAATCTTGATTCTCTAATTAGAGATGAAACTTTGAaatgaaacttttaaatttaaatatgcaTGCATGCAAAGACAGAGTTGGAAATTTTAGTATGGGGgctcgtttgtaaaagtttaaatttaataactctatttcccaatcctttaatttatttatttttggttgGTCTGAGATCATAAGCTCAAATGTTCTTCAATTATTGTTTGCTGGGAAAACTCTAAAAATTGCACTCCaagtgttcgataaaatgcGTCTGTAGAATCTGGATTCTGTAATTAGAGATGACTTTACTTAACTTTAGTTCTTTGGGTAGAAGAGAATTTGAATGATTATTCTTTTAAGCTAAAAGCAAAACTATGGCATGAAGAAAAGATTATCCCTTTAgtatatcaaattattttatttgttttaaagcAAATTTAATGTTTATATGCTAAAGGCAGCATCAAAGAAATCTTTAACTTTGGCATTAAGATCAAGAATGTTTATATATGCCAAAATCATAACTAAAGTGATTCATTGCTTTGGCATTAAGTGATTAGAATTTTCCTTAGCTTTCTTGCATTATAAATGTGAATGCAAGTGTCTGAATTATCATCACAGCTACAATATATATACTTGTAATCATCTTCAATTTCTATTCTTTTCCTTTGAATATGACTGATTTTCTTGTTTCCAAAGCTTTAGATCTGCTGACAACAGTCACTGTTGGCCAGATAGAGCACAATGTTAAGCTTGTTTTTGGTGTCAAGAATGAGGTCAAAATGCTTACTAGCAATCTGCAATCCATCCAAGCTGTGCTCGTTGATGCGGAGAACAGGCAACTGAAGGAGGAAATTGTTAAGCTTTGGCTCCGCAAGCTAAAAAACATAACATATGACATTGATGATGTGTTGGATGAGTGGAACACTGAAATTCTGAAATCAAAAGTCGAGGGAGATGAACATGAAAATGCTTTGAAACCTAAAAGGATTAAGGTATGGCCTTTTGTCTTATCCTTCTGCTTTTGTTTTCGTGAAGTTAGTTTTCGCCGTAATATTGCTGTCAAGATAAGAGAGCTAAATGAAAGTCTAGATGTGATtgccaaagaaaaagaaagatatAGTTTTTCATTGATAAAAGGCCATGAAAACATTGAACGAGTAATGACTACCTCTTTCATCAATATAGCAGAGGTAAAAGGTAGACATCATGATAAAATTGCATTGATAGACTTGTTGTTGGCAAAAAGTGAACAAAACCCTCATGTCATCTCTATAGTagggatgggggggggggggggggggttggcAAAACAACTTTTGCCAAACTAGTCTACAACGAAAAAAGGATAAAAGCTCGTTTTGATGCACAAATATGGGTTTGTGTCTCTGATCCCTTTGATGTGATTAGGATTGCTAATGCAATCCTTGAATCTCTTACAAAACCAAACTCAATTCTTGTTGAATTGCAAAACATTGTAAAAGAAATTCAACATATTTTAGGAAAAAGGTTTTTACTTGTTCTAGATGATGTGTGGAACGAAGACTATAGAAAATGGGAACAACTAAAATCTTTTATCGAATGTGGTGCACCAGGAAGTAAAATTTTGGTCACCACTCGTAAGGAGGTTGTTGCAAGAACAATGGATAGTGTAAATATAATCAAACTTAGACTTTTGTCCGACAAGGAATGTTGGGAGATATTTACTAATGTTGCATTTTTCCAAAGGCCTACTAATGACTGTGTAGTTTTAGAAGAGATTGGGAGAAAAATTGTGAGTAAGTGTAAGGGTTTGCCTCTTGCTGTAAAGACGATAGCAAGCCTTTTGCGCTTTAAGAAGTCTAGAAGAGAGTGGCAAGATGTGTTAAATAGTGAATCATGGCAACTGAAGAAAGTTGAAGAGTGTGTCTTAGCCCCATTGTGGTTAAGTTACATCGACTTGCCCTCGCCATTAAAACAATGTTTCTCTCATTGTGTCATCTTTCCAAAGGACTACAACATGGGTAAAAGTGAACTAATTACTTTATGGATTGGTCAAGGTTATATTAGCGCAGCAAATGATAAGAATTTGGAGGTGATTGGTGAAGAGTATTTCTATAATTTAGTTATGCGCTCTTTCTTCCAAGATATTGAAGAAAAGAAGGAATTCCAACTTTCGGGTGATATCATTTTTTGTAAGATGCATGATTTAGTGCACGATTTTGCACAATTTCTCATGAAAAATGAGTATTGCAGCATAGAGGTAAATTGTCATGAAGAACCAAGAATAGATTTCGATCCTCTAGAAGTACGTCATCTTGATATTAAACTTGGAGAACGAGTCCCTTTTCCTGTTTCCCTTTATACGTTTACAAGGTTACGCAGTCTTAGAATTTCGTCATGGAGAAGCTCTTCATTTAGAGTTGCCTTAAGTATCATCTTTAATGAATTGTCTTGTTTGAGATCATTGAGCTTAGATGATTGTGGTATTTTAGATATCCCATCTAACATAAGTAACTTGATTCATTTGAGGCATCTTGATTTGTCTAGTAATAATTTTAAGTATTTGCCTGAAACAATATGTAAATTGTATAATTTGCATGTTTTGGATGTGCAATGTTGTGGGAGTCAGATATCATTTCCTAAAGGGATagaaaaactaattaatttggTCAATCTAAATAACTCTGGGAATACTGAATTCTTGCCAAAAGAAATAGGGAGATTAAATGGCTTACAAAGTTTAGGGAAAATTAATATTAGTCACCATGAAAGTGGAGAAGCAACATTATCTCTTAGAGATATAAAAAACCTGAATCAACTTGGTGGAGTCTTGTTCATAAA includes:
- the LOC126660552 gene encoding putative disease resistance protein RGA3; its protein translation is MTDFLVSKALDLLTTVTVGQIEHNVKLVFGVKNEVKMLTSNLQSIQAVLVDAENRQLKEEIVKLWLRKLKNITYDIDDVLDEWNTEILKSKVEGDEHENALKPKRIKVWPFVLSFCFCFREVSFRRNIAVKIRELNESLDVIAKEKERYSFSLIKGHENIERVMTTSFINIAEVKGRHHDKIALIDLFRDGGGGGGVGKTTFAKLVYNEKRIKARFDAQIWVCVSDPFDVIRIANAILESLTKPNSILVELQNIVKEIQHILGKRFLLVLDDVWNEDYRKWEQLKSFIECGAPGSKILVTTRKEVVARTMDSVNIIKLRLLSDKECWEIFTNVAFFQRPTNDCVVLEEIGRKIVSKCKGLPLAVKTIASLLRFKKSRREWQDVLNSESWQLKKVEECVLAPLWLSYIDLPSPLKQCFSHCVIFPKDYNMGKSELITLWIGQGYISAANDKNLEVIGEEYFYNLVMRSFFQDIEEKKEFQLSGDIIFCKMHDLVHDFAQFLMKNEYCSIEVNCHEEPRIDFDPLEVRHLDIKLGERVPFPVSLYTFTRLRSLRISSWRSSSFRVALSIIFNELSCLRSLSLDDCGILDIPSNISNLIHLRHLDLSSNNFKYLPETICKLYNLHVLDVQCCGSQISFPKGIEKLINLVNLNNSGNTEFLPKEIGRLNGLQSLGKINISHHESGEATLSLRDIKNLNQLGGVLFINWRRQHVLDVEDAKAAQLKDKKHLVRLILSFDFEVEEWRKKHDEELLEALAPFPANLEYLYIEYYQGTNKICYGPSWMNSLICLKKLHLYGWKYCEQFPSLGTSPSLEYLILERFESLKKVGVEFLWKDLHEVSDNTALFPKLIDLRFIDMYKWEEWTDEDISLATNG